A DNA window from Papaver somniferum cultivar HN1 unplaced genomic scaffold, ASM357369v1 unplaced-scaffold_13386, whole genome shotgun sequence contains the following coding sequences:
- the LOC113333847 gene encoding cucumber peeling cupredoxin-like, producing the protein MDSISVRFFIIGLLLLAVSALSGSSAEVYRVGDSIGWTNQIPNVKYYTRWAASRTFYVGDYIVFDFDARLNNLVEVNLTSFRNCDGSSAMNVYDTSGSVIIPLTAVSHLFFISSFHCCCGQKVDIRVLSVPANPPPPKSPTQPKPRREEKHGEENKDDHTVKTAPGFIIACSVVFAVIVGSIFLAFIMYRIRRGDPIPPIPYSVAPLTSAVRVRIVNVAG; encoded by the exons atggattcAATTTCAGTTCGCTTCTTCATCATAGGTTTACTGCTTTTGGCTGTATCAGCACTCTCTGGATCAAGTGCTGAAGTCTATCGTGTAGGGGATTCCATAGGATGGACAAACCAGATTCCCAATGTCAAGTACTACACTCGCTGGGCTGCTAGCAGGACATTTTATGTTGGTGACTACATAG TTTTCGATTTCGACGCAAGACTGAATAATCTGGTCGAAGTCAATCTTACCAGTTTTAGAAACTGTGATGGGTCGTCGGCTATGAATGTTTACGACACCTCTGGAAGTGTCATTATTCCTCTTACCGCTGTCAGTCACCTTTTCTTTATATCCAGTTTCCACTGCTGCTGTGGACAGAAAGTAGATATCAGGGTTCTTAGTGTACCAGCAAATCCTCCACCTCCCAAATCTCCAACCCAGCCCAAACCAAGACGAGAGGAAAAGCACGGCGAAGAGAATAAAGACGACCACACCGTTAAGACGGCCCCCGGTTTCATCATAGCTTGTTCGGTTGTCTTCGCAGTCATTGTTGGGTCTATATTTCTGGCTTTCATAATGTACCGGATCCGCAGGGGTGATCCGATTCCCCCGATCCCATATTCAGTTGCACCTTTAACATCTGCAGTCAGAGTCAGGATAGTTAATGTTGCAGGCTAA